A part of Salmo trutta chromosome 15, fSalTru1.1, whole genome shotgun sequence genomic DNA contains:
- the LOC115149166 gene encoding glycerol-3-phosphate acyltransferase 4 isoform X1, translated as MGWFLLPFDNLLCMVLGISFTVGFSSLLVIVVPAVLGVSIGIRRLYMKSLLKVFEWATVRMERGAKEKNQHLYKPYSNGIIAKELSSLEQEIQELRASGTTLSSEPEFEMADIMYFCRRGVESIVDDEVTKRFSAQELESWNLLTRSNFNARHISLRLSVLWGLGLFIRYGFLLPLRVTLAASGIGLLVVLTTIVGFIPSGWLRTYLSEKIHLMSYRICVRSLTAIITYHNSENKPKNGGICVANHTTPIDVIILANDGCYSMVGQIHGGLIGVVQRAMVKSSPHIWFERSEVKDRHLVAERLSNHVADKTKHPILIFPEGTCINNTSVMMFKKGSFEIGCTVYPVAIKYDPRFGDAFWNSSKFGMVNYLLRMMSSWAIVCSVWYLPPMSREEGEDAVQFANRVKAAIATQGGLVDLLWDGGLKRGKVKNTFKEEQQKLYSKVLVGDQEDQGEDRPQEDEEEGDQNEDGPLEDYTPRPLEDCSLRLQEEKKERGSETPMKDQ; from the exons ATGGGCTGGTTCCTCCTCCCATTTGATAACCTGCTGTGTATGGTCCTTGGCATATCCTTCACTGTGGGATTCAGCTCGCTGCTAGTCATAGTCGTGCCGGCCGTCCTTGGAGTGTCTATTGGGATCCGCAGACTGTACATGAAAAGCCTTCTCAAGGTCTTTGAG TGGGCTACTGTGCGGATGGAGAGAGGCGCAAAGGAGAAGAATCAACATCTTTATAAACCCTATAGTAATG gtATCATAGCTAAAGAGCTGTCCTCTCTGGAGCAGGAGATCCAGGAGCTCCGTGCCAGCGGCACCACTCTGAGCTCTGAGCCTGAGTTTGAGATGGCGGACATCATGTATTTCTGCCGGCGGGGGGTGGAGAGCATCGTGGATGACGAGGTGACCAAGCGCTTTTCTGCTCAGGAGCTGGAGTCCTGGAACCTGCTGACTCGCAGCAACTTCAACGCCCGCCACATCAGCCTGCGACTCAGTGTGCTCTGGGGACTGGGTCTCTTCATCCGCTATGGCTTCCTGCTGCCActcag GGTTACTCTGGCAGCCTCTGGTATTGGTCTGCTTGTGGTCTTGACTACCATAGTGGGCTTCATACCAAGCGGCTG GTTAAGGACGTACCTCAGTGAGAAGATTCATCTGATGTCTTATCGCATCTGTGTCCGATCCCTAACTGCCATCATCACCTACCACAACAG TGAGAACAAACCAAAGAATGGAGGCATCTGTGTGGCGAATCACACAACTCCCATTGACGTCATCATCCTGGCCAATGATGGCTGCTATTctatg GTTGGCCAGATCCATGGTGGTTTGATCGGGGTAGTCCAGAGAGCCATGGTGAAATCCAGCCCCCACATCTGGTTTGAGAGATCTGAAGTCAAAGACCGTCACCTTGTGGCCGAAAG GCTTAGCAATCATGTAGCAGACAAAACTAAACACCCCATCCTCATCTTCCCAGAGG GCACCTGCATCAACAATACCTCAGTGATGATGTTCAAGAAGGGCAGCTTTGAGATAGGCTGTACTGTCTACCCTGTGGCCATTAAG TATGACCCTAGGTTTGGCGATGCGTTCTGGAACAGCAGTAAGTTTGGGATGGTCAACTACCTGCTGAGGATGATGAGCAGTTGGGCCATCGTCTGCAGTGTCTGGTACCTTCCACCTATGAGCAGAGAG GAGGGAGAGGATGCGGTGCAGTTTGCCAACAGAGTAAAAGCAGCCATCGCCACGCAGGGAGGACTGGTGGACCTGCTCTG GGATGGAGGGCTGAAACGAGGGAAGGTGAAAAATACTTTCAAAGAGGAGCAGCAGAAGCTGTACAGCAAGGTGCTGGTTGGAGACCAGGAGGACCAAGGTGAAGACAGACCACAGGAAGATGAAGAAGAGGGGGACCAAAATGAAGACGGACCACTTGAAGATTACACACCCAGACCACTGGAAGACTGCTCTCTGAGACTACAAGAAGAAAAGAAGGAGAGAGGCTCAGAGACACCAATGAAGGACCAATGA
- the LOC115149166 gene encoding glycerol-3-phosphate acyltransferase 4 isoform X2 yields the protein MADIMYFCRRGVESIVDDEVTKRFSAQELESWNLLTRSNFNARHISLRLSVLWGLGLFIRYGFLLPLRVTLAASGIGLLVVLTTIVGFIPSGWLRTYLSEKIHLMSYRICVRSLTAIITYHNSENKPKNGGICVANHTTPIDVIILANDGCYSMVGQIHGGLIGVVQRAMVKSSPHIWFERSEVKDRHLVAERLSNHVADKTKHPILIFPEGTCINNTSVMMFKKGSFEIGCTVYPVAIKYDPRFGDAFWNSSKFGMVNYLLRMMSSWAIVCSVWYLPPMSREEGEDAVQFANRVKAAIATQGGLVDLLWDGGLKRGKVKNTFKEEQQKLYSKVLVGDQEDQGEDRPQEDEEEGDQNEDGPLEDYTPRPLEDCSLRLQEEKKERGSETPMKDQ from the exons ATGGCGGACATCATGTATTTCTGCCGGCGGGGGGTGGAGAGCATCGTGGATGACGAGGTGACCAAGCGCTTTTCTGCTCAGGAGCTGGAGTCCTGGAACCTGCTGACTCGCAGCAACTTCAACGCCCGCCACATCAGCCTGCGACTCAGTGTGCTCTGGGGACTGGGTCTCTTCATCCGCTATGGCTTCCTGCTGCCActcag GGTTACTCTGGCAGCCTCTGGTATTGGTCTGCTTGTGGTCTTGACTACCATAGTGGGCTTCATACCAAGCGGCTG GTTAAGGACGTACCTCAGTGAGAAGATTCATCTGATGTCTTATCGCATCTGTGTCCGATCCCTAACTGCCATCATCACCTACCACAACAG TGAGAACAAACCAAAGAATGGAGGCATCTGTGTGGCGAATCACACAACTCCCATTGACGTCATCATCCTGGCCAATGATGGCTGCTATTctatg GTTGGCCAGATCCATGGTGGTTTGATCGGGGTAGTCCAGAGAGCCATGGTGAAATCCAGCCCCCACATCTGGTTTGAGAGATCTGAAGTCAAAGACCGTCACCTTGTGGCCGAAAG GCTTAGCAATCATGTAGCAGACAAAACTAAACACCCCATCCTCATCTTCCCAGAGG GCACCTGCATCAACAATACCTCAGTGATGATGTTCAAGAAGGGCAGCTTTGAGATAGGCTGTACTGTCTACCCTGTGGCCATTAAG TATGACCCTAGGTTTGGCGATGCGTTCTGGAACAGCAGTAAGTTTGGGATGGTCAACTACCTGCTGAGGATGATGAGCAGTTGGGCCATCGTCTGCAGTGTCTGGTACCTTCCACCTATGAGCAGAGAG GAGGGAGAGGATGCGGTGCAGTTTGCCAACAGAGTAAAAGCAGCCATCGCCACGCAGGGAGGACTGGTGGACCTGCTCTG GGATGGAGGGCTGAAACGAGGGAAGGTGAAAAATACTTTCAAAGAGGAGCAGCAGAAGCTGTACAGCAAGGTGCTGGTTGGAGACCAGGAGGACCAAGGTGAAGACAGACCACAGGAAGATGAAGAAGAGGGGGACCAAAATGAAGACGGACCACTTGAAGATTACACACCCAGACCACTGGAAGACTGCTCTCTGAGACTACAAGAAGAAAAGAAGGAGAGAGGCTCAGAGACACCAATGAAGGACCAATGA
- the LOC115149167 gene encoding calcium-binding protein 1 isoform X4, whose product MHMQTHTHTHAHTPHRHTNTDTVRDTTHIERDFTMGNSVKSHFSKKDRELRPEEMDELREAFKEFDKDKDGFIGCKDLGNCMRTMGYMPTEMELIELSQQINMNLGGHVDFEDFVELMGPKLLAETADMIGVKELRDAFKEFDTNGDGQISTSELREAMKKLLGQQVGHRDLEDILRDIDLNGDGHVDFEEFVRMMSR is encoded by the exons ATGCACATGCAAACACATacgcatacacatgcacacacaccacacagacatacTAACACAGACACGGTTAGAGACACAACACACATCGAGAGGGACTTTACCATGGGGAACTCAGTCAAATCTCACTTCTCCAAGAAG GATAGAGAGCTGAGGCCGGAGGAGATGGATG AGTTGCGCGAGGCTTTTAAAGAGTTTGACAAAGACAAAGATGGCTTCATTGGCTGTAAAGACCTAGGCAACTGCATGAGGACCATGGGCTACATGCCTACTGAGATGGAGCTGATAGAACTGAGTCAGCAGATCAACATGAACT TGGGAGGACATGTGGACTTTGAGGACTTTGTGGAGTTGATGGGGCCCAAACTTCTGGCTGAAACAGCAGATATGATCGGGGTCAAGGAGCTAAGGGATGCTTTCAAAGAG ttTGACACAAATGGTGATGGCCAGATCAGCACATCGGAACTCAGAGAAGCAATGAAGAAACTTTTAGGTCAACAG GTTGGTCATAGAGACCTAGAGGACATCCTACGGGACATTGACCTGAATGGAGACGGCCATGTAGACTTTGAAG AGTTTGTGCGCATGATGTCTCGCTGA
- the LOC115149167 gene encoding calcium-binding protein 1 isoform X3, protein MHMQTHTHTHAHTPHRHTNTDTVRDTTHIERDFTMGNSVKSHFSKKDQKKNYRAVQSCEEGTGGAYLEPLVAMAQNGGNMHNVLGPACIFLRKGFAESRQAKKDRELRPEEMDELREAFKEFDKDKDGFIGCKDLGNCMRTMGYMPTEMELIELSQQINMNLGGHVDFEDFVELMGPKLLAETADMIGVKELRDAFKEFDTNGDGQISTSELREAMKKLLGQQVGHRDLEDILRDIDLNGDGHVDFEEFVRMMSR, encoded by the exons ATGCACATGCAAACACATacgcatacacatgcacacacaccacacagacatacTAACACAGACACGGTTAGAGACACAACACACATCGAGAGGGACTTTACCATGGGGAACTCAGTCAAATCTCACTTCTCCAAGAAG GACCAGAAGAAGAACTACAGAGCAGTGCAGTCCTGTGAGGAGGGGACTGGGGGGGCCTATCTTGAGCCACTAGTGGCTATGGCTCAGAACGGAGGCAACATGCACAACGTACTGGGGCCTGCCTGCATCTTTCTACGCAAGGGCTTCGCTGAGAGCCGGCAGGCT AAGAAG GATAGAGAGCTGAGGCCGGAGGAGATGGATG AGTTGCGCGAGGCTTTTAAAGAGTTTGACAAAGACAAAGATGGCTTCATTGGCTGTAAAGACCTAGGCAACTGCATGAGGACCATGGGCTACATGCCTACTGAGATGGAGCTGATAGAACTGAGTCAGCAGATCAACATGAACT TGGGAGGACATGTGGACTTTGAGGACTTTGTGGAGTTGATGGGGCCCAAACTTCTGGCTGAAACAGCAGATATGATCGGGGTCAAGGAGCTAAGGGATGCTTTCAAAGAG ttTGACACAAATGGTGATGGCCAGATCAGCACATCGGAACTCAGAGAAGCAATGAAGAAACTTTTAGGTCAACAG GTTGGTCATAGAGACCTAGAGGACATCCTACGGGACATTGACCTGAATGGAGACGGCCATGTAGACTTTGAAG AGTTTGTGCGCATGATGTCTCGCTGA